Sequence from the Bacillota bacterium genome:
AGTGCTTCATCTCCAGGCGTTCCGGCTCGATGCCGATGTCCGCCAGGAGCTTCTTGGTATATTCGACCCGCTGGCGGGCGCGAAGGTTGCCCGTCACGAAGTTGCAGCTGTCCTCGAAACACCCTAGTACCAGCACCCCGTCGGCCCCCTCCTCGAAGGCCTTGAGGATGTGGATGGTGTCCACCCGGCCTGTGCAGGGAACCGCCAGGAGGGTCACACCCTGGTGGTACCTGCCGCCCAGCGTGGTGGCCTGGTCCGCAGAGACGCAGGCCGAATGCTCACAGCAGAATGCCGCCACGCGGGGGGTGCACTCGCTCATAGTTTCCATCCCCCCATCACCTTGAGTTCTGCGTAGAACTCCTCATCGGAGTAGCCGGAGTAGGAAATGGCCTTGGCCGGGCACATGGTTGCGCAGACCCCGCAGCCCCTGCATGCTGCCACATCCACCACAGCGGCCCGCTTCTGGGCGCCCTCGAAGGGCGGGATGGCGATGGCCAGGTGCGGGCAGGCCCGCACGCACGTGAGACACCGGGCACACTTCACCGGGTCCACCTCGGCCTTGCGGAGGTCATCAGGGTGAGACGGCGCCTCCAGGGCCTTCAGGAACCGGGATACCTCCATGGCTATGGCCCGGGCCTCCACAGCGGAGTCATGGCCGTCGAGGTCCCCCCTGGCACCCCCAAGGGTCCACACGCCCCGGCGGTTGGTGAAGATGGGGAACAGCCTCACGTTCTCTTGCTGGAAGAAGCGACCCTTCCAGGTACCTATTCCAAGGAGGCCCGAAAGGTCAAGATCCCTGGCGGAGAGTCTCTCGTCCAGGACCAGCACATCCAGGGGAACCCTCACGGGTTCTTCCGCGAAGGAACCCCCCAGTGAGGGCATCCTCGCGGTTACGCTGGGGCTTAGCCCATCAAGGCTGGCCCGGGCGGGCTCGCCCTCCTCCTTGGCGAAGAACACGCCGGATGCCCTAGATTCCCTGTAAAGGGTCTCAAGCCCCGGGCCAGCTACCTTCGCATCCCTGGCGAAAACGTATGTCTCGCACGCGTAGTCTGACTGCAAGGCGCCAGCCATGGCCACGGCCCTAGAGGTTTGGGATACTGAGTCCCGGGCGGACACATCCACCAAGAACCCTACCCTGAGCCCCCTGAGCCTGCACACGGCGGTGAAATCATCACCCTTGAGCATCGCTTCCAGGCCTGAGAGGCTCCACACCGTGGGACCCAGCTCAAGGCCATGGTCCTCCTCGCTGAACCGGGATTCCTTGCCCGTGGCAATCACCAGGGCCCCCGCTGTGACCTCGTTCACATCCTTGCCTAGCTCCACCTCCAGGGCAAAGCGGCCGGGACCTCCGGAGAGGCTCCTCACGCGGCCCTGGACAGGAACGGCCTCATATCCCAGGGAGGCCACCTCGGATGCCACCAGGTCAGCGTCGGGACCTGTACCCAGGATGGCCACGGACCTTGAGCCCTGGACGGGCTCGGGCTTCTTCCACTCCCTCTCCTGGACCCTGGCCACCGCCGCCGCCAGCAGCATGGCTGCCTTGTCCTGTGCATTGTCATGGGCCCAGGAGCACTGCTCCCTCAGGTTCACAAAGAGGGCTGTTCCTGGGTTCCAGCCAGCCTCAGCCAGGGCCTCCCCCATGGTGGTGGCCGATGCCCAGGGAGAGCACGCGGCAACCACCACCCGCTCCACACCCTCTCTGCCCAGGAGCGTGGCGGCCTCGGAGAACTCCTCAGGGTCACACATCTCGCTGACCCGGCGGGCAGGCACGCCCTGGGGCAACGACGCCTCCAGGGCGTCCAGGTCAATGTTGCGGAGGCTACCACCGCAGTCGCATAACAGCAGGCCCGTCTTGTATTTCGTCATGTGACCTCAACTCCCAGGAGCGAAATGACAGCCTTGGCCGCCCCCCGGGCATGGGCCTGGGTACCGGGGATGGCCATGGGCCCAGTGCAGGCGCCCGCCAGGAACACACCGGGCCGCCTGGTGGACCACGGTGACCCACCCTGGCCAAAGAAGCCGTGGGCATCCTTGTTGAGCCCCAGCCGCTGGGCTAGGAACTCCGTGTCGCCTCCAGGCCAGACACCGACCGATAGCACCACCGCGTCGAACTCCTCCCATACCACGTGGGCCGCCCGGACATCCTCGTAGCCCACCTTCACCTTTCCTCCCTCGGCCTTGACCTCTCCGGGCATCCCCTGGATGAGACGAAGGTTCCTGGAGGCCTCCTGGTACAGGTCGCCAGCCCCCTTGGCCGCGGTCTGGAGGTCCATGTAGAGCACGGATACCTCGCACTGGGGCATCCCGTTCTTCAAGTGAAGCGCCATTCGCAGGCCGTACCTGCAGCACACCTCAGAGCAGTAGTTGCTCCCCAGCTGGACGTTCCTGGAGCCCACGCACTGGATGAAGGCCACGTGGCCGGGCTGGGAGCCGTCCGGCATGAGCAGCGTGGAATGAGCCCTCAGGGTCTCCTCCATCTCCAGGCCCGTGTATACCTGGGGGAATCGCCCGTATCCGAGGTTCGGGAGCACCGACGGGTCAAAGGCCTCGAAACCCGTGGCCACTATCACAGCGCTGGCCTCTATCTGGTACTCCCGGGCCTGGGCGCCGGGGTTGATTGCCCCGAAGGGACACACCTTCGCCATCTCCTCAAGGGAGTGGCCCTGGCAGTGTTCCAGGGTATAGGTGGAGGGTACCCCCCCGCCAGGGAGGGGCTTCACACAGTCACAACCCCTCTCTAGGCACCACTGGGCGCACAGGCCGCACCCGGTACAGAGCGCGGGGTCTATGTAGAGGGGTGCCTGGCGCACCCTGGCCAGGAAGGCACCGGGCTCCCCCTCCAGGGATACCACCTCGGCCCGGACGTGAAAGCCTAGGCCTGGGGTTCTCCTGAGTTCCTCAATCTTGTCGCTGGCCAGGCATACTCCGCACTTCTGGCACTTGTCCGTGGCCTTGCAGCCGTATTTCACCGTCTTGCCGCCAAGGTAGGCAGACTTCTCCACGATCTCCACGGGCACGCCCATCCTGCCCAGCTCAACAGCCGCGGTGATACCTGCCAGCCCACCTCCGATGACCAAAACCCTTGTGTTAGCCAAATCACCGCCCCCTTAGGTTCCCTTGGGTCTTACCCTCGCCTCTGGCGGAAGACCTTCAGGTAGGAGTCGGCGTAGATCTCCTGGTTCAGGAGGATCCTGCCGGTGGCTATGGCATCCATGAGGGCTCCGTCCTCGACATTGAGTATTGCGGCGTCGAGCCCCATGGCCATGGCCATCACCATGAAGGTCCGGTCCACCAAGGGCCGGTCCACGGCCTTCTGTGACACATTGCTCAAGCCCACCACGGTCTTAGGCGGGGGGCTGGAAAGGCTCTTGACGTTTGCGATGGTCGTAAGGACCTCAGGCACGTGGTCCTGGGCCACGTTCACAGGGAGTATGAGCGGGTCGATGAAAAGGTCCTCCAGGGGGAAACCGAACTCGTCGGCCGCCGCCACCAGTTCCATGGCCAGGGCCGTCCTGTTGTCGGCGTCCTTGGGTATGCCCTTTTTGTCCATGGTGAGGCCGATGACCTTGGCCCCGTATTTCTTGGCCATGGGGAACACCCGCTCGACCTTGGGCCTCTCTGCCGGGCAGGAGTTGACCAGGGCAGACTTCTTGCAGACCTGGAGCCCTGCCTCGATAGCATCGTAGTCAGTGCTATCCAAACACAGGGGGAGGTCAGAGACCTCCTGCACAACGCTGACCAGCCACTTCATGGCCTCCACCCGGTCTTCGGCTGTGGGTCCCACATTGACGTCCAGGTAGGTGGCACCCGCCTCGGTCTGAACTATGGCCAGTCTCTTGATGGTCCCGGCGTCCTTGGTCCTGACGGCCTTCCCCACATCCCGAAACATCCCGTTGATGCGTTCACCTATGAGAATCACATCGATCCCTCCCGGGAATTGATGGCCTTCTTAGAAGGCATTAGAGACCATGAGCTCCTCTACCTGGCGCCGCACCATCTCCACGCTCCTGGGATGCCTCAGCACCAGGACGTGGATGCCCGACTGGAGCAGGGCCGAAGCTGTCACGCCCTCGAAGAGAATCCCACGGCCCTCCAGGTCCCCCCAACCGGGGAACTGGTCCTGGGGCGCATTGGCCTCCTTGGACCTCCAGGCCTCGTATCCCACTATGCCGATGGTGGGCATGGCAAGCATGGAGTCACCACTCAGGGCTCCCAGGCGCATCCTCTCGAGGATGCTGTAGACGTACTCGATACCGTAACCCAGGGCCGCCGCGGTGGGGTCAATGACAATGCGATCCAGGGGCACGCTCATCTCCGAGATGAGGATGTTCAGCTGCTTGCAGATGTTGATGTCGATGGGTGACTGGGCTATGATGCAGTGCTTGTTGGCCATGCAGGCAGCCGACAGGGTCTTGTAGTTCTCCTGCGTGGCCACGCCCAGGAGGAGGTTCTCTCCAGCCCCCGCCTCTGCCACCGTGGGCATCACCAGGTTATCCTTCTCGGCATCCCCGCACCCCACAACGATGAGGGGAACATCCACAGCCTCCAGCACCTTCTTCACGGTCTTCCCGCACTGGTCGGGCCCGGTATTCTCCAGGTCCGGGTGGGCCGATTGCAGCCTCAGGTAGACGAGGTCGGCTCCCAGCTCGCTGACACACTTCTGGGCCCAGGCCGCCGGGTCGCCTAAGACGTCCCTAAAGGGCTTCTTCACCACTTCATTCCAGTCTTCGGGGTCCCTGTCCACCACCTCCAGGGCGATGACAGGCCTTGAGGGCTGCTCTCCTTCAAAGTGAAGGAAGGGCATTGTTGTCTCTCCGCCCACGGTGACAGTGTTGCCACGGGTGCCCCCCTGTTCCCGGGTGGCTCCCAGCACCACCTTACCTACCTGGCTGGTGTACCTTTCGACGATCTTCTCCACAGCCACGGATTATCCCCCTTCGCTAGTGACTCATGCTCCTACACTCTGTAAGATCTCACACACCGCCTGGAGTGCCGGGGAATCGCCGGGCAGGTCCACCAGGGGCTCTCCCTCCAGGTCCCGGCGGGCCACCTCCCCGTCCAGGGGAACCGTTCCCGCCAGATCAAGTCCGGTCTTCTGTATCTCCGGGGCCAGCGCCTCAAGGTCCCCCTGCCTCACCTTGGTGACGACCAGGAGCACCCTGCCTATGTTCAACTTCAGGGACTTGCAGAGCCCCTTTACCCTGCCTGCCGATCTGATACCCCTCACGGTGGGGTCTGACGTCACGAAGAGCACGTCCACGTCCCGGGCAAGCCTCCTTGAGAGGTGCTCCAGGCCGGCCTCGTTGTCCATGATCATGTAGGGGTAGTTCTCGCTAAGTCTCTCCACGTGACGCTTGAGGATCTCGTTGGGGAAGCAGTAGCAGCCGGGCCCCTCGGGTCCCCCCATCACCAGGAGGTCCACGTGACGCCCCTCAGCCAGGGACTCGTTCAGCCTGAGCTCGATGTAGGCGTCCTTGGTCATGCCCACGGGCACATCCTTGGCGGCCTTCGTCTCCGAGAGGATCTCCGAGATGGTCAGGTCAACCTCGAGGCCCAGCGCCTCGTTGAGGTTGGCGTTAGCGTCAGCGTCCACGGCGAGGATGGGCACCTTGCCCTGGTCCTCCAGGCACCGCACAGCCAGGGCCGCGAAGGTGGTCTTGCCGGTGCCTCCCTTACCCGCCACTGACAGGTGGATCCCCAAGGTTCTCCCCCTTTTTCTACCTGCTCTCCGAGCCTAATCCCGTGACTGACGGGAAGAGGCCCATGTCCGTGTGGGGTATGAACATAGCCGAGACATACTCTTCCATGAAGGTGGTTCCCACGCTCAACTCTAGATAGGTCATCTTCTGTGCCAACCCCAGGGCTTCGTCCCTGGCCTCCTGGCTCATGAGGGCGAGCCTCGCCCCCTTGATGGAGGTGTTGCCCACGAAGGTATAAAGTCCAGGGTCCACGTCGGGCAAAAGCCCGATCTCTACGGAATCCCGGATGTTCAGGTAGTTGCCGAACCCCCCGGCAATGTATATGCGGGAGATGGCCTCCAGGGGTAGGTCCACGGCCCTCAGGAGGGAGCGGATCCCAGCGTAAACCGCACCCTTTGCCCTGAGGAGGTTCTTCACATCGTTCTCGGTGATCACGATGTCCTGGCCTGTCTCCCCATATAGGCCCGGGACCACCAGGTACTCGGGACCGTCCTCCCCCATCAGGAGCCGGGGGTGCTCCCCATCCATGAGGAAACTCCCGGATCGATCGATAATCCCGGCGCGCCTCATCTCGGCCAGGGCATCCACCAGCCCCGAGCCGCAGATCCCCTTGGGCTCCGAGCCACCTACCGTTGTGATGTGGCAGTCCAGCGTACCTGGCTCGATCTCCAACCGCTCTATGGCGCCGGGGCTGGCCCTCATGCCCGAGGTTATGCCGCTCCCCTCGAAGCAGGGTCCAGCCGAACAGGCGCAGGAGACCAGCCAGTCACAATTCCCCAGCACCATCTCCCCGTTGGTTCCGATGTCAATGAAGAGTGAAACCTCCTCGCTGTGAGCCATGCCTGTGGCCAGGACACCTGAGACGATGTCCCCGCCCAGGTAGCTGGCCACGGACGGGAAGGCCCATACCGGAGCCTCCGGGTGAACCTGGAGTCCCAGCTCCCCCGCGGGGACCGGCGGGAAGCCGGTGGCCGCCGGGATGTAGGGCTCAAGCCTGATGTACCGGGGAGACACCCCCATGAAGAGGTGGGTCATTGTGGTGTTCCCGGCGACACATGCCGCCTGGATCTCCCCGGGCTCGATGCCCCTCTGGCTTAAAGCCTTGCGAACGAGCCCATTTATCGTTTCCACGCACGCCTCCTGGAGCTCCCGGAGCCCCCCGGGGTTTTCTGAGGCGTGGATAATGCGGCTTATCACATCGTCCCCAAACAAGGCCTGGCGGTTGTAGGTGCCACGGCTGTCCAGGATCGCGCCTGTAGCCAGGTCCACGAGGTAGGTGACAATGGTGGTCGTACCTATGTCCACCGCTAGGCCAACCCCGGGCCCGGTGCTCTCACACCCGGGCTTCAGCCCGAAGGCCTCCAGTGACCTGGATGCCCGGGAAAGGCTCAGGGTGACCCTCCACTCGGCCTGCCTTAGTGTCTCTGGCATCCCCTCGAGGAAACGCCGTGGCGCCAGGATCTCCCCTTGGATGCCCGCCTTCCTGATGTGAGTCCTGAGTCTCACCAGGTCAGCCGCGCAGTCACTTAGGGTGGGAGGGTCCATCCTCAGGGCCACCCGGAAGGCCAGGGGGCTTGACGGGTAACGCTCGGGGCTCTCCAGGGACTCCTCTGCCAGGACCTCCCTCCGGCTCATCTTGTCCAGGAGCACCCTGTGGTCCGCCAGGCGGGAGGTCTCGGGAACCTCCACCACCGTGTCACCCTGTACCAGCGATGAGCAGGCCTGCACATAGCCGGCCTCCTTGAGCCGGGGAGGAAGGTGCCCCTGTTCCGCCGCGACAAGACCCTCCTTGACCAGGACGGCGCAGCGCCCGCAGGTGCCCTCCCCGCCGCAGTTGCTCCTGATAGGTATTCCGGCCAGGGTGGCCGCGCGCAAAAGGTCTGTTCCCGCATCCACCTGTACGCTGGCATCCTCCGGCATGAACCGGACCGTGAACCGTTTCACATCATCACTTCCGTATCTATTGCTTCCTTGACCTCACCCAGGCAGGGATGCCCGAGGCCTCCCTGGGCCCCACGAGCACCTTCCATCCCGAGAGCTCCTGGAGCTTGCCTGAGAGCACCGCCACGTGCCCGGGAATGACCGCCTCACGGTGGTTCACCATTTCCTCAAGCCCGCTGGCCTTGATGGCTTCAGCTATGGATTCGCCGCTGAACTTGCCAGCTGCCCACGCCGTCAGCACTGAGGTGCCGTCGGTGTCCACCGCCAGGATGTAGCCGGGAACCTTTGATGCGTCCACCTCTCCCTCCACCGCGAAGTAGGAGAGGGAGAAGTTGGTTGTGACGTACACCGGGCTCTCCGGTGTGACGTTCCCTACCGTCCACACCTTGGCCTCTACCTGGATGGGTTTCTGCGGGTCGGTGTAGACGTTGAGTCTCCAGGTGATGAGTGGGAGCAATTCGTGTAGCTCGCATGCATCCATCACGACGATGCTGGCGAACTTGGCCACATACATGGAGGCCTCCACAACCTGGAGGTCGGTTTCCTGGGCCTTGGTAAAGGCGATGGTGGGATAGCCAAAGGGCCTGAACTTCTTCTTCACAGAAAGCCTGCGGATCTGGGTCAGGGCAGCCAGCGCCGGGGAGAGCTCTCTGTCGCCGGGGTCCAGCACCAGTTCCTTGTAGTCCAAGGCGGCAACCTTTGCTGAGAGGTTGGCCACATCATCAAGGCCACTGCCCAGGACGGCCAGGGGGCAGCCGTACTTCTTGGCTACCTCTGTCACAGCCTCGAAGTTATCCACGGTAGCCGCGTACAGCAAGGGCTTGCGCTCCGCCACCAGGCCCACTATCTCCTCCATGAGGGCCTGATTTCCCGCAAATGGCCTCACATCAACGATGAGGTTCCACTGGGTCTTGTCCCTGGCCGCCTTCAAGGTGGCCTTGAAGGCCTCCGCATCACCGGACTCGGCCATGACGGCTACTCCGTCAACCCGGAAGGTCTGGCCCACCCTGTCGTATACCAGGGCGTTCACCTTCCTGATCTTGGCCTCGAGGTCCTCCGGGGCCATCATATCGGTCACCCGGATGAAGATGCCTGTGGGACTGACAAAGGTCTTGTCATGCCTGTAGATGACGGTCTCGTCCCCCATCTTCAGCGCTGTTTCGCCCGTACCCATCACAACGGTCTTGATGGGAGGAGCCGCTGCTGAAGAGAGGTTCTCCCGGGCTTCCTCGGTCACGTAGGGACAGGCGTCCAGGGACGCCTTTCCAGCAGCCAGCTGCATGGCGAAAGCCAGGCACGTAGGGGGCCCGCACTCGCCGCAGTTCTTCTTTGGGAGCTGCTTATAGATATCCAGTCCCGTCAGGGCCATGCTAGTTGATCCTCCTTTTCTTATTGCTCACCCCGGGGCAACGCATCGCCCCAAGGAAGAAAGGCCAAGATTTGACGACCATAAAGGGGAAAACTGCAAACCTAATACTCATTCGACGACTGTAGCAGGAATCCTCCGGGCAGCGGCCCTAGCGGGGAGAGTGGCACTTGCGTGAACTTTCAGTACCGCTAGAAGCGTGAGGCCGGGTGATCCCTCACCCGGCCTTCAGTGTTATTCATCTTGGACTAGAGCCCGGTTCTCCCCCACGAGTCCCTCTCCAATCCCTGTCTCCCCGCGGCCAATATAGCATTCCGGGCCTGGGGCGTCAAAAAAGGGGGAATGCCCTCTAGGACGGCGTGTCCTCCCCCGGGGTGGGCGCCTCAGGCTGCCTAGAACGCGTCATCCGGGGAAGCACCCAGGTGATGCCCAGGAATACCAGGGCTATGACGATGCTGGCCACCTGGGCAAGGCTCATTCCCGCCAGGTATAACCCGGAGTCCCGCCAGACCTCCGCCACGAACCTCACCAGCGCGTATCCTATGACGTAGTGAAGGAACACCTGCCCGTCATACGAGGGCCTGCGCAGTCTCCATATGAGGTACCCGAAGAGCCCGAAGTCAAGGAGCATCTCGTAGATCTGGGCCGGGTGTCGAAGGCCCGGCGCATACCTGGTCAGGGTGGCCCAGGGCACACCGGAGAGCACACCGTAGCAGCACCCGTTCAGAAAACACCCCACCCGGGCGATGCCCGTGCCCAGGGCAACCGCTGGGGCTACAACGTCTGCGTGGGGCCAGAAGGCCACCCTCAGCCTTAATGAGACCAGGTACCCTGCGAACAACCCCCCGAGGACCCCCCCGTGGAGGGAGAGGCCACCGTCAGGGAGGTTCAGGATGGACACGGGGTTCTCCAGGTATGGGCCGGGATTGAGAAGCACATAAAGGAGCCGCGACCCGGCAATGGCGGCCATCACGATGTAGACGGCCGCCTGCAGGATAGCATCAGCGCTAAGGCCTTTCCTCCTCGCCAGGGTCATGGACACCAGGGTGCCACATATGAAGGCCAGGGCCAGGAATGTACCGTAGGCGTAGATCTTCAAAGGCCCCAGTTGCACTAGGACTGGGTGCACAGGCCATGCCTCCTGCGTCAGACGTACTTGTCCAGGCGCCTCTTCAACTCGGCCTTGGGCAGGAAGCCCACCAGCCTGTCCACGGCCTCCCCGCCCTTGAACACCATCATGGTGGGGATGCTCATAACCCCATATTGTCCCGCCAGCGCCTGGTTCTCATCCACGTTAACCTTGGCGATGGTCATCTTGCCCGAGTACTCCTGGGCCAGCTCGTCAAGGATCGGGGCTACCTGCCGGCACGGGCCGCACCAGGGTGCCCAGAAGTCCACGAGGACGGGGCCCGGGGCCTCAGTGACCTCCTTCTTGAAACTCGCCTCGGTTACATGGGTAACCTCGGACATGCTCACTACCTCCTTCTTATACCCCTGGGGGTATCCAAGGCCATTATACCCTTCCCTCCAGAGGGGGTCAACAGGAGAACTTCATGAACAGTTCAATGGCCCTCTCGGCGGAGTCTCCCTCACCGGCGTCCTGGCGGATGCAGTCCAGGAGGTTTACGCTGATGATGCGGATACCCGTGTTGTTCACTGCCTCCCTTATGGCTGCCAGCTGCAGGATGACCTCCTCGCACTCCCTGCCCTCTTCTACCATCTTTATCACGCCCCGGGCCTGTCCCTCGACCCGCCTCATGCGGCGCAGTATGTCCTCCCGCCAGTCACCTTTGTCTTTCACCCGGGAATCCCTCCTTAGGGTAGAACTTCCTGCAGGACACCCGGGGGAAGGCCGGATCGCTCCCAGGCCTCCTGGTAGTTTCCCTTCGCCGGGTCCAGGTGCCCCGAGGCCAGCAGGGCGGCCTCCACCGCATTCGCGCCGAAACGAGCCCCTCCCATGGAGGGCATAGTGGCAAACACCCTCGGGGCGCCTCGCTCCTTAAGTTCCCTGGCGTCGCGCTCTCCCAGGGATGACGCCAGTATAGTAGTTCCCTGGAGGTGCCGCGGCATCCTTCTCCGCATTAGGTGAAACTCACCCGCCACCAACCCAAACCCCTGGGGGCCCAATGGAGTGCTCCCCCAACGCCCCTGTGCGCCACCCAGGGGGTAGAGGAGCCTCAAGGGAACCCTGGCGAGGAGGGGCATGAACAGGGGCGCCAGTGACTCGGCCACGGGCACGGGGGGGATGAGGGGGAGCCCCGAGGAGAAGTAGGGGTCTCCGGCCCAGACCAGGGCGCCAGCCTCCGCCAGAGCCCAGGCAAGCTCAGGCCTGTCCAGGTAAGCGGTGAAGAGCACCCTGAGCCCGTCGAGTCTCATCTCTTGCCCAAGGGCGGCCACGCACCCTGGCTCCACGTGGGCCTTGACGCCCTCCCCGTCTGTGAGGGGCGTCTCCCGGGCGAAACCGGCCAGGTACTGGCCGGCGGGAAACGGGTACCTCCTGGTCCTTGTCCTGTAGTACAGGTTGCAGCCGCCCAGGCCCAGGGCGTCCACTCGCCCGTCCATCTCCCGGAGCATCCTGGCGGCCCTATCCATGTCCCCGTCGCAGCCTCGCCTCTCCAGGTGGACCGTGGCACCCCCCAGATCCACATGGGCCTCCCGGTCCCCCGCCCGGGAACCCAGGGACACGCTGAGGGCGCGTCTCATCTCCTACGCCGCCAGGCAAGGTATAGAAGTACCAGGGCTACCAGGGGAGTGGACCCGCGGCTCAACTGGGCTACCAGGGGCAGCATGGAGGGCTCCGGCAGGGTGGGATGAAGCCCCCAGGTGTAGTCGGCGTAGTCGTTAACCAGGGCCCAGGCGGTGGCTGCCAGGACCGGGCCGGGGGATGGCGCCCATCGAGCGGAGAAAAGGATGGCCTGGAGGGCCATGGCCCCGTGAGAGAGGCTTAGGTGAAACATCTGGAAGTCCAGCACTCCGTTGCGAGCCCAGGCCAGGGCCATGACCAGTACCGTCCATGGGCCGTACTTGAGGTTTGAAAAGTAGGCAAAGGCCTCGAGCAGGGGGATCCTGCGCCCAGCCAGGAGTGACAAGAGGAAGGCCGAAAACAGCAGCACCGATAGGGGTGAGTCCGCCACCAGGGGCCACAGGTAGGCAGGGGTGGCCGCCAGCTGCTGGCGGTACCAGTAGAAGCCATACAGGGCCCCACCCAGGTTGACCAGGGCCAGGGGACCCCACCAGCGGCGGTCCCGGGGTAATGAGGTGAGCCATCCAATGATAACCAGGGGTCATCCCTCCGGGGTAGCAGCCATTCCGCTATGGGCATTCTACTACACGGAGGCCCACGGCGCAATTGGGGCCATGCGGGGCTCTAGGACCTTTCGAAGAAAGCGCTTCGGGCCACGGGAAGGGATCGGGCTGGGCTGGAAGAACTGTTGACCCAGGTATCAAGGAAGGGGGCACATCGTGAATGCGGTGAAGAAGTGCCTCAGGGAGGGAAGGCCTGCGGTGGGCCACTGGGTTAGCCTGGCCTGTCCTGCGGTAACGGAGATCCTGTCGGGATCTGGCATGGACTGGCTGGTGTTTGATACGGAGCACGGCTCCCTGGGTGATGAGACCCTGGAGGACCTCATGAGGGCAATGACGGGAAGCGGGGTAACTCCCCTTGCGAGGGTGGCGGGGAATGACCCCGTGCTCATCAAGAAGGTGCTGGACAGGGGGGCTCAGGGTGTGGTGGTCCCCCTGGTGAACTCCCCGGAGGAGGCTTTGGCCACCGTGGCGGCGTCGCGATACCCGCCGGAGGGCATCAGGGGGGTCGCGGGGACCAGGGCCAACCGTTACGGGGCCCACCTCCCCCAGTACTTCGCTGAGTGGAACGAAGACGTCCTGGTGGCATGCCAGGTCGAGACTACAGCGGCCCTCAGCCAGGTAGAGGCCATCGCGGCGGTGCCAGGTGTGGACATACTGTTCCTGGGACCCTATGACCTCTCGGCCAACCTGGGGATCCTGGGGCAGTTCCAGCACCCGGAGTTCCAGAGGGCAAAGGACCGGGTGCTCAAGGCCGCCCTGGATGCAGGGATCTGCGCAGGTTACTTCGCCAGTAGCGCCCAGGAGGCCATAGCCCGGATAGAGGAGGGCTTCCGCTTCGTGGCCATGGGGACCGATGCTCGCCTTCTTGCCCGGGCTGCAGAGGACCTCTACAGGGGGGTTAGGGCGTTCCTTGACGGGTGGGGCAACAGGCCTTGAACGGCTACTGCCAGATGACTGGAGCGAGGAACATGCTGAGAAGAAGCCATTGTGTCTTAGCCCTGCTGCTCATCGTGACCCTGGTGGCGGGTTGCGGCTTTAATCCCCAGGAAGGGGAGCCCTGCGAGCCGGACCCCCCCGGCAAGGAGCCGGGGAGCCCGCCCCCGGTGTGAGGTATAACCCCTGCCCCGTCGGGGCGGGATGGTGTCGCCGGTATGTTCCACAGGCACCTAGCCTAGTTTCTTGACAGGAGGCCACTCATGCCATTTCACAGCATATTCA
This genomic interval carries:
- a CDS encoding methyltetrahydrofolate cobalamin methyltransferase, which produces MILIGERINGMFRDVGKAVRTKDAGTIKRLAIVQTEAGATYLDVNVGPTAEDRVEAMKWLVSVVQEVSDLPLCLDSTDYDAIEAGLQVCKKSALVNSCPAERPKVERVFPMAKKYGAKVIGLTMDKKGIPKDADNRTALAMELVAAADEFGFPLEDLFIDPLILPVNVAQDHVPEVLTTIANVKSLSSPPPKTVVGLSNVSQKAVDRPLVDRTFMVMAMAMGLDAAILNVEDGALMDAIATGRILLNQEIYADSYLKVFRQRRG
- a CDS encoding 4Fe-4S binding protein, with the translated sequence MTKYKTGLLLCDCGGSLRNIDLDALEASLPQGVPARRVSEMCDPEEFSEAATLLGREGVERVVVAACSPWASATTMGEALAEAGWNPGTALFVNLREQCSWAHDNAQDKAAMLLAAAVARVQEREWKKPEPVQGSRSVAILGTGPDADLVASEVASLGYEAVPVQGRVRSLSGGPGRFALEVELGKDVNEVTAGALVIATGKESRFSEEDHGLELGPTVWSLSGLEAMLKGDDFTAVCRLRGLRVGFLVDVSARDSVSQTSRAVAMAGALQSDYACETYVFARDAKVAGPGLETLYRESRASGVFFAKEEGEPARASLDGLSPSVTARMPSLGGSFAEEPVRVPLDVLVLDERLSARDLDLSGLLGIGTWKGRFFQQENVRLFPIFTNRRGVWTLGGARGDLDGHDSAVEARAIAMEVSRFLKALEAPSHPDDLRKAEVDPVKCARCLTCVRACPHLAIAIPPFEGAQKRAAVVDVAACRGCGVCATMCPAKAISYSGYSDEEFYAELKVMGGWKL
- a CDS encoding acetyl-CoA decarbonylase/synthase complex subunit delta gives rise to the protein MAVEKIVERYTSQVGKVVLGATREQGGTRGNTVTVGGETTMPFLHFEGEQPSRPVIALEVVDRDPEDWNEVVKKPFRDVLGDPAAWAQKCVSELGADLVYLRLQSAHPDLENTGPDQCGKTVKKVLEAVDVPLIVVGCGDAEKDNLVMPTVAEAGAGENLLLGVATQENYKTLSAACMANKHCIIAQSPIDINICKQLNILISEMSVPLDRIVIDPTAAALGYGIEYVYSILERMRLGALSGDSMLAMPTIGIVGYEAWRSKEANAPQDQFPGWGDLEGRGILFEGVTASALLQSGIHVLVLRHPRSVEMVRRQVEELMVSNAF
- a CDS encoding hydrogenase iron-sulfur subunit — protein: MSECTPRVAAFCCEHSACVSADQATTLGGRYHQGVTLLAVPCTGRVDTIHILKAFEEGADGVLVLGCFEDSCNFVTGNLRARQRVEYTKKLLADIGIEPERLEMKHLSPASPERFLALVGAMVEKVRELGPVPRPGAERGVI
- a CDS encoding FAD-dependent oxidoreductase; protein product: MANTRVLVIGGGLAGITAAVELGRMGVPVEIVEKSAYLGGKTVKYGCKATDKCQKCGVCLASDKIEELRRTPGLGFHVRAEVVSLEGEPGAFLARVRQAPLYIDPALCTGCGLCAQWCLERGCDCVKPLPGGGVPSTYTLEHCQGHSLEEMAKVCPFGAINPGAQAREYQIEASAVIVATGFEAFDPSVLPNLGYGRFPQVYTGLEMEETLRAHSTLLMPDGSQPGHVAFIQCVGSRNVQLGSNYCSEVCCRYGLRMALHLKNGMPQCEVSVLYMDLQTAAKGAGDLYQEASRNLRLIQGMPGEVKAEGGKVKVGYEDVRAAHVVWEEFDAVVLSVGVWPGGDTEFLAQRLGLNKDAHGFFGQGGSPWSTRRPGVFLAGACTGPMAIPGTQAHARGAAKAVISLLGVEVT
- a CDS encoding AAA family ATPase, encoding MGIHLSVAGKGGTGKTTFAALAVRCLEDQGKVPILAVDADANANLNEALGLEVDLTISEILSETKAAKDVPVGMTKDAYIELRLNESLAEGRHVDLLVMGGPEGPGCYCFPNEILKRHVERLSENYPYMIMDNEAGLEHLSRRLARDVDVLFVTSDPTVRGIRSAGRVKGLCKSLKLNIGRVLLVVTKVRQGDLEALAPEIQKTGLDLAGTVPLDGEVARRDLEGEPLVDLPGDSPALQAVCEILQSVGA